A DNA window from Acomys russatus chromosome 7, mAcoRus1.1, whole genome shotgun sequence contains the following coding sequences:
- the Arfip2 gene encoding arfaptin-2 isoform X2 — protein MVSGPNLNETSIVSGGYGGSGDGLIPTGSGRHPSHSTSPPGPGDEVARGIAGEKFDIVKKWGINTYKCTKQLLSERFGRGSRTVDLELELQIELLRETKRKYESVLQLGRALTAHLYSLLQTQHALGDAFADLSQKSPELQEEFGYNAETQKLLCKNGETLLGAVNFFVSSINTLVTKTMEDTLMTVKQYEAARLEYDAYRTDLEELSLGPRDAGTRGRLESAQATFQTHRDKYEKLRGDVAIKLKFLEENKIKVMHKQLLLFHNAVSAYFAGNQKQLEQTLQQFNIKLRPPGAEKPSWLEEQ, from the exons ATGGTGTCAGGACCCAACCTCAATGAAACTAGCATTGTGTCTGGTGGCTATGGGGGCTCTGGTGATGGACTCATCCCTACAG GGTCTGGCCGCCACCCATCTCACAGCACCTCACCTCCTGGCCCTGGTGATGAGGTTGCCCGGGGCATCGCTGGAGAAAAGTTTGATATCGTAAAGAAATGGGGCATCAACACATATAAG TGCACAAAGCAGCTGTTATCAGAGAGGTTTGGCCGAGGCTCCCGGACTGTGGACCTGGAGCTAGAGCTGCAGATTGAGTTGCTCCGTGAGACGAAGCGCAAGTATGAAAGTGTCCTGCAGCTGGGCCGGGCACTGACAGCCCACCTCTACAGCCTGTTGCAGACCCAGCATGCACTAGGTGATGCCTTTGCTGACCTCAGCCAGAAGTCTCCAGAGCTTCAG GAGGAGTTTGGCTATAACGCAGAGACGCAGAAGCTGCTGTGCAAGAATGGGGAGACGCTGCTAGGGGCTGTGAACTTCTTTGTCTCCAGCATCAACACACTGGTCACCAAGACCATGGAAGACACACTCATGACTGTCAAACAGTATGAGGCTGCCAG GCTGGAATATGATGCCTACCGGACAGACTTAGAGGAGCTAAGCCTAGGTCCCCGGGATGCCGGTACGCGTGGTCGGCTGGAGAGTGCCCAGGCCACTTTCCAGACGCATCGGGACAAATATGAGAAGCTGCGGGGAGATGTGGCCATCAAGCTCAAGTTTCTGGAAGAAAACAAG ATCAAGGTGATGCACAaacagctgctgctcttccacaaCGCGGTGTCCGCCTACTTTGCTGGGAACCAGAAACAACTGGAACAGACCCTGCAGCAGTTCAACATCAAGCTGCGGCCTCCAGGAGCCGAGAAGCCGTCCTGGTTAGAGGAGCAGTGA
- the Arfip2 gene encoding arfaptin-2 isoform X1, which yields MTDGILGKAATMEIPIHGNGEAGQLPEDDGLEQDLQQVMVSGPNLNETSIVSGGYGGSGDGLIPTGSGRHPSHSTSPPGPGDEVARGIAGEKFDIVKKWGINTYKCTKQLLSERFGRGSRTVDLELELQIELLRETKRKYESVLQLGRALTAHLYSLLQTQHALGDAFADLSQKSPELQEEFGYNAETQKLLCKNGETLLGAVNFFVSSINTLVTKTMEDTLMTVKQYEAARLEYDAYRTDLEELSLGPRDAGTRGRLESAQATFQTHRDKYEKLRGDVAIKLKFLEENKIKVMHKQLLLFHNAVSAYFAGNQKQLEQTLQQFNIKLRPPGAEKPSWLEEQ from the exons ATGACGGACGGGATCCTGGGGAAGGCAGCCACAATGGAGATCCCCATCCACGGAAATGGCGAAGCTGGGCAGCTCCCTGAAGATGATGGGCTGGAACAG GACCTCCAGCAGGTGATGGTGTCAGGACCCAACCTCAATGAAACTAGCATTGTGTCTGGTGGCTATGGGGGCTCTGGTGATGGACTCATCCCTACAG GGTCTGGCCGCCACCCATCTCACAGCACCTCACCTCCTGGCCCTGGTGATGAGGTTGCCCGGGGCATCGCTGGAGAAAAGTTTGATATCGTAAAGAAATGGGGCATCAACACATATAAG TGCACAAAGCAGCTGTTATCAGAGAGGTTTGGCCGAGGCTCCCGGACTGTGGACCTGGAGCTAGAGCTGCAGATTGAGTTGCTCCGTGAGACGAAGCGCAAGTATGAAAGTGTCCTGCAGCTGGGCCGGGCACTGACAGCCCACCTCTACAGCCTGTTGCAGACCCAGCATGCACTAGGTGATGCCTTTGCTGACCTCAGCCAGAAGTCTCCAGAGCTTCAG GAGGAGTTTGGCTATAACGCAGAGACGCAGAAGCTGCTGTGCAAGAATGGGGAGACGCTGCTAGGGGCTGTGAACTTCTTTGTCTCCAGCATCAACACACTGGTCACCAAGACCATGGAAGACACACTCATGACTGTCAAACAGTATGAGGCTGCCAG GCTGGAATATGATGCCTACCGGACAGACTTAGAGGAGCTAAGCCTAGGTCCCCGGGATGCCGGTACGCGTGGTCGGCTGGAGAGTGCCCAGGCCACTTTCCAGACGCATCGGGACAAATATGAGAAGCTGCGGGGAGATGTGGCCATCAAGCTCAAGTTTCTGGAAGAAAACAAG ATCAAGGTGATGCACAaacagctgctgctcttccacaaCGCGGTGTCCGCCTACTTTGCTGGGAACCAGAAACAACTGGAACAGACCCTGCAGCAGTTCAACATCAAGCTGCGGCCTCCAGGAGCCGAGAAGCCGTCCTGGTTAGAGGAGCAGTGA
- the Timm10b gene encoding mitochondrial import inner membrane translocase subunit Tim10 B has protein sequence MTELCFQRCVPSLHHRALDAEEEACLHSCAGKLIHSNHRLMAAYVHLMPALVQRRIADYEAASAVPGVSTEQPRDSSSGS, from the exons ATGACAGAACTATGTTTCCAGCGCTGTGTGCCCAGCCTGCACCATCGAGCTCTGGACGCCGAGGAG GAGGCCTGTCTGCACAGCTGTGCTGGGAAACTCATCCATTCGAACCACCGCCTCATGGCCGCTTATGTGCACCTCATGCCCGCCCTGGTCCAGCGCCGCATCGCTGACTACGAGGCTGCCTCAGCCGTGCCAGGTGTTTCTACAGAACAGCCCAGAGACTCGTCATCAGGCAGCTAG